The Desulfonatronum sp. SC1 genome window below encodes:
- a CDS encoding ABC transporter substrate binding protein, giving the protein MVNATQSFVRIAAAVVMLVCLSSPAMGEQRFSVGYLEAGPFWLFNEDMAAVNAYLDGQGWRDKVSFPEDAWLSPGWEEQEQWEPAARELMARDDLDLIIAAGTAATRALTAVNNQNTPILSISVGDPLAAGFVVSLEDSGIDNFTTRLEPDRYPRMFDMFHQVVEFEKLGLIYQDTESGRQYTNVDDARRVAERRGFEILEYDSLASESVEDCLAALRHLIQQGMDAFFIPSLNAFDWEQSDADQVLGYLRREGIATFARNGSRDVQAGALMGFSTVDFSQRGEFLARMIIRILEGVSPRSLNMVDAGTPKISFNLAVAHEIGFNPPFDLLAATDELYQDIVLPENRLVK; this is encoded by the coding sequence ATGGTCAACGCTACACAATCCTTCGTGCGCATTGCGGCCGCGGTCGTCATGCTGGTCTGTCTTTCCTCGCCCGCCATGGGCGAACAACGCTTCAGCGTGGGCTATCTGGAAGCCGGCCCGTTCTGGCTGTTCAACGAGGACATGGCGGCCGTCAATGCGTACCTCGACGGTCAAGGATGGCGGGACAAGGTCTCGTTTCCCGAAGACGCATGGCTCAGCCCGGGCTGGGAGGAGCAAGAGCAATGGGAACCCGCGGCCCGTGAACTCATGGCCCGTGACGACCTGGACCTGATCATCGCCGCGGGCACGGCCGCCACCCGGGCACTGACGGCGGTGAACAACCAGAATACCCCGATTCTGAGCATTTCCGTCGGCGATCCCCTCGCGGCCGGCTTCGTGGTCAGCCTGGAGGACTCCGGAATCGACAATTTCACCACCCGCCTGGAGCCGGACCGCTATCCCCGGATGTTCGACATGTTTCACCAGGTGGTGGAGTTCGAGAAGCTGGGATTGATCTACCAGGATACGGAAAGCGGACGGCAGTACACCAACGTGGACGATGCCCGCCGGGTGGCGGAGCGCCGGGGATTCGAAATCCTGGAATACGACAGTCTGGCCTCAGAATCCGTGGAGGATTGCCTGGCCGCGTTGCGGCATTTGATCCAGCAGGGCATGGACGCCTTCTTCATCCCTTCGCTGAACGCCTTTGACTGGGAGCAGAGCGACGCGGACCAGGTCCTCGGCTACCTGCGCCGGGAAGGCATCGCCACCTTTGCCCGCAATGGCTCCCGCGACGTCCAGGCCGGGGCGTTGATGGGCTTTTCCACCGTGGACTTCAGCCAACGCGGGGAGTTCCTGGCCCGGATGATCATCCGGATACTGGAAGGCGTTTCCCCCCGGTCCCTGAACATGGTGGACGCCGGAACCCCGAAAATCTCCTTCAACCTCGCCGTGGCCCACGAAATCGGCTTCAACCCGCCCTTCGACCTCCTGGCCGCCACCGACGAACTGTACCAGGACATCGTCCTGCCCGAGAACAGGCTGGTGAAGTGA
- a CDS encoding efflux RND transporter permease subunit has product MTASASPPRPTRPPGLVAAMVAPFLSSHLAGVFLVLALALGVAALLVMPREEEPQIVVPMADVIVQAPGAGPEEVEKLVATPLEKLLWQIDGVEYVYSVSRRDQAVVTVRFFVGEDRERSLVKLHNKITMHEDQVPPLVADWLIRPVEIDDVPVLTVTLYSPTRSDFELRRIGEEFLARLSEIPEVSRAEIVGGRHREVRVEPDPLRMAGHGVTFADLERTLTAADAALSAGSLLRGNQELNVLGDGRFTTAADVAGVVVGVHQGRPVSLRDVAQVLDGPCEPASYTRIRFGEAQARNLHGGGHSLEMPAVTLALAKQRGANAVAVTRDLLAAATELRPLVLPTDVHMEITRDYGQTAQNKVTDLLWSLVFAVSTVVIVLALTLGWRAALVVAVAIPVSFSLALFSSHLLGYTINRVTLFALILSLGLVVDDPITNVDNIRRHMRLNHPGPAWATLSAVAEVFVPVIMSTLAIIACFLPLFFITGMMGPYMAPMAATVPLTVIFSTVCALTIVPWLCHMLLRRKTRPGVALPRASTTGGTPTGVPDWILRAYRVAIGPFLDSRMLRAALVGVVLALLLLAVSLAALRLVPLKMLPFDNRDEFQVVVDMDEGTPLETTDAVLRDMAAYLAGLPEAASVLSFVGIASPMDFNGMVRRYYAREGGHLGDIRINLTPKNERRRQSHEIVLSARNDLERIARDWSATIQIVEIPPGPPVMATLVAEIYGGPEQPYELLFQGAEHVRAKMEAKEFVVDVDDSRAAPRPRLTYVPDREKAGLHGLGARDLVHALHMAAAGTTPATVQSPHERQTLPVRVILPRELRGSVADLEALHVRGANGSMLPLGELGRFVWEMEEQPILHKNLRRVVYVTAETAGLPPAEAVLDLRAKLRSDPPPPGVDVVWTGEGEWKITVDVFRDLGLAFGAAMIGIYLLLVVQTASLALPLLIMTAIPLTLMGIMPGFWLLNLLTGREVDGFADPVFFTATAMIGMIALGGIVIRNSLVLIDFIRAAVDRGQDFKDAVLQSGAIRLQPIVLTALTTALGVWPITLDPVFSGLAWALIFGLIASTLFTLVLIPVAYFVLFRPRSL; this is encoded by the coding sequence TGGTGGCCCCGTTTCTCTCCTCGCATCTGGCCGGGGTGTTTCTGGTCCTGGCCCTGGCCCTGGGCGTCGCTGCCCTGCTGGTCATGCCCCGGGAGGAAGAGCCGCAGATCGTCGTGCCCATGGCCGACGTGATCGTCCAGGCTCCGGGAGCCGGACCGGAAGAGGTGGAAAAGCTGGTGGCCACGCCGCTGGAGAAGCTGCTTTGGCAGATCGACGGGGTGGAGTACGTCTATTCCGTGTCCCGGCGGGACCAGGCCGTGGTCACGGTCCGGTTCTTCGTGGGCGAGGACCGGGAACGTTCCCTGGTCAAGCTGCACAACAAGATCACCATGCACGAGGACCAGGTTCCGCCGCTGGTCGCGGACTGGCTGATCCGGCCCGTGGAAATCGACGACGTGCCCGTGCTCACCGTGACCCTGTACTCCCCGACCCGGTCCGACTTCGAGCTGCGCCGGATCGGAGAGGAATTTCTGGCCCGACTGTCCGAGATCCCGGAGGTGTCCCGAGCCGAGATCGTCGGCGGACGCCACCGGGAAGTCCGAGTGGAGCCGGACCCGCTGCGCATGGCCGGACACGGGGTGACCTTCGCCGACCTGGAACGGACGTTGACCGCGGCCGACGCGGCCCTGAGCGCCGGGTCTCTGCTCCGGGGCAACCAGGAGCTGAACGTGCTGGGGGACGGCCGGTTCACCACGGCAGCGGACGTGGCCGGGGTGGTGGTGGGCGTGCATCAGGGTCGGCCGGTCTCCCTCCGAGACGTGGCCCAGGTTCTGGACGGCCCCTGCGAACCGGCGAGCTACACCCGGATCCGCTTTGGCGAAGCGCAAGCGCGGAACCTGCACGGGGGCGGCCATTCCCTGGAAATGCCCGCGGTGACCCTGGCCCTGGCCAAGCAGCGCGGGGCCAACGCCGTGGCCGTGACCCGCGACCTTCTGGCCGCGGCAACGGAACTGCGGCCCCTGGTGCTGCCCACGGACGTGCATATGGAAATCACCCGGGACTATGGCCAAACCGCCCAGAACAAGGTGACCGATCTGCTCTGGTCCCTGGTCTTCGCCGTGTCCACGGTGGTGATCGTGCTGGCCCTGACCCTGGGCTGGCGGGCCGCCCTGGTGGTGGCCGTGGCCATTCCGGTCAGCTTTTCGCTGGCCCTGTTCAGCAGCCATCTGCTGGGCTACACCATCAACCGGGTGACCCTCTTCGCCCTGATCCTCTCCCTGGGTCTGGTGGTGGACGACCCCATCACCAACGTGGACAACATCCGCCGGCACATGCGCCTGAACCACCCCGGCCCGGCCTGGGCCACCCTCAGCGCGGTGGCCGAAGTCTTCGTGCCGGTGATCATGTCCACCCTGGCCATCATCGCCTGCTTCCTGCCCCTGTTCTTCATCACCGGGATGATGGGCCCGTACATGGCCCCCATGGCCGCCACCGTGCCCCTGACCGTGATCTTCTCCACGGTCTGCGCCCTGACCATCGTCCCCTGGCTCTGCCACATGCTGCTGCGCCGCAAAACAAGGCCCGGCGTCGCTCTTCCCCGGGCTTCCACCACCGGCGGCACTCCCACCGGGGTTCCGGACTGGATCCTGCGCGCCTACCGCGTGGCCATCGGCCCGTTTCTGGACTCCCGGATGCTGCGCGCGGCCCTGGTCGGCGTGGTCCTGGCCCTGCTGCTCCTGGCCGTCTCTCTGGCCGCGCTGCGCCTGGTGCCCCTGAAAATGCTGCCCTTTGACAACCGCGACGAGTTCCAGGTGGTGGTGGACATGGACGAGGGCACGCCCCTGGAAACCACGGACGCGGTGCTCCGGGACATGGCCGCCTACCTGGCCGGACTGCCCGAAGCCGCCAGCGTGCTCAGCTTCGTCGGCATCGCCTCGCCCATGGACTTCAACGGCATGGTCCGCCGCTACTATGCCCGGGAAGGCGGCCACCTGGGCGACATCCGGATCAACCTGACGCCCAAGAACGAGCGCCGCCGCCAGAGCCACGAGATCGTCCTCTCCGCGCGCAACGACCTGGAGCGCATCGCCCGGGACTGGTCGGCCACCATTCAAATCGTGGAAATCCCGCCCGGACCGCCGGTCATGGCCACCCTGGTGGCGGAGATCTACGGCGGCCCGGAGCAGCCGTACGAACTGCTCTTCCAGGGCGCGGAGCACGTCCGGGCCAAGATGGAGGCCAAGGAATTCGTGGTGGACGTGGACGACAGTCGCGCCGCCCCCCGGCCCAGGCTGACATACGTTCCGGACCGGGAAAAAGCCGGACTGCACGGCCTGGGCGCCCGGGACCTAGTCCACGCCCTGCACATGGCCGCGGCCGGAACGACTCCGGCCACGGTCCAAAGCCCCCACGAGCGCCAGACCCTGCCCGTGCGGGTGATCCTGCCCCGGGAGCTGCGCGGTTCCGTAGCGGACCTGGAAGCCCTGCACGTGCGCGGAGCAAACGGGAGCATGCTGCCCCTGGGCGAGTTGGGCCGATTTGTCTGGGAAATGGAAGAACAGCCCATCCTGCACAAGAACCTGCGCCGGGTGGTCTACGTCACCGCGGAGACCGCGGGCCTGCCCCCGGCCGAGGCCGTGCTGGACCTGCGGGCCAAGCTGCGGAGCGATCCGCCGCCTCCGGGCGTCGACGTGGTCTGGACCGGAGAGGGGGAATGGAAGATCACCGTGGATGTGTTCCGGGATCTGGGGTTGGCCTTTGGCGCGGCCATGATCGGGATCTATCTGCTCTTGGTGGTCCAGACCGCGTCCCTGGCCCTGCCCCTGCTGATCATGACGGCCATTCCGCTGACCCTGATGGGCATCATGCCCGGCTTCTGGCTGCTGAACCTGCTCACCGGCCGGGAGGTGGACGGCTTCGCGGACCCGGTCTTCTTCACGGCCACGGCCATGATCGGGATGATCGCCCTGGGCGGCATCGTGATCCGCAACTCCCTGGTGCTCATCGATTTCATCCGCGCCGCCGTTGACCGGGGCCAGGACTTCAAGGACGCCGTGCTCCAAAGCGGAGCCATCCGCCTCCAGCCCATCGTACTCACCGCCCTGACCACGGCCCTGGGCGTCTGGCCCATCACCCTGGACCCGGTCTTCTCCGGCCTAGCCTGGGCCCTGATCTTCGGCCTGATCGCCTCCACCCTCTTCACCCTGGTGCTGATCCCCGTGGCCTATTTCGTCCTGTTCCGACCGCGAAGCCTCTGA
- a CDS encoding MFS transporter produces the protein MKPNLSLRVNVFLVAVLVIILGQAVYSFYNLQSFKTRYVQALRDKAHSAALFLKQDIEQILALGIPLPRIARLEQTLARTLEDVPEAAFIEVVGPDLDVLFFADPDQAAQVSQPPGNPTGPQSSRLQREEHLAGLARMGLSPEDTDISLPLLQRGEVQGYLRIHVAGAEIRAKSRLILWDMLTVMLTSLLLTFEFLTFFVVYYISHPLMLLRRDIAVGFGGLEPVETRRYADLGRIAVLADHFNAILAACSAGSRSALLQVRKLAGIRGKVDQAVQSQERRIDDMRRGLMKTPGNAGQATRHGVAPGIASGTALGAEPWAGPDATLGSALNALHQRLEALRGKLGGMFGPVDPTILTKSSESVSAIPPALIRPLIFLFLMADGFSLSFFPMYVDSMYQPLFGLSREMVISLPLSVFMLVMAVSLPLSGGLTDSVGWRRPLLAGLVLNAAGHALTAMAQDILMLVLFRSLAAVGFGMVFMCCQRFVVDTTDQRSRAMGMAGFLAAMFSGDICGTVIGAMLAERIGYAAVFSVSALFSGLALLFALAVFRGSFRPVEPRVSLQLRLPFKKEYLVTVFRDRDFRNLVLLQAIPAKLILVGFLFFFTPLYLNSLDAMQSTIGRVVMCYSVCLIFIGPLFTWIFPQERLRPHFVAAGGLITGAALLLFLVADGLFAVLAMVVLLGVAQSLSISAQASLVADTAVVREMGPGAAMGVFRFWERTGNVAGPLVMAFLVAKLGYTDSVLVLGALSLACSVIYLFAIASRPKHSASVVSAQTDDRPTRT, from the coding sequence ATGAAGCCGAACCTCAGTCTGCGGGTGAACGTGTTCCTGGTCGCGGTGCTGGTGATCATCCTGGGCCAGGCCGTCTACTCCTTTTACAACTTGCAGTCGTTCAAGACGCGGTATGTTCAGGCCTTGCGGGACAAGGCCCACAGCGCGGCCCTGTTCCTGAAGCAGGACATCGAGCAGATCCTGGCCCTGGGCATCCCCTTGCCCCGGATCGCCCGGCTGGAGCAAACCCTGGCCCGGACCCTGGAAGACGTTCCGGAGGCGGCCTTCATCGAAGTGGTCGGCCCGGATCTGGACGTGCTGTTTTTCGCCGACCCGGACCAGGCCGCACAGGTTTCCCAGCCCCCCGGGAACCCAACGGGCCCGCAATCCTCCCGGCTCCAGCGCGAGGAGCATCTTGCCGGTCTGGCCCGGATGGGGCTGTCCCCGGAAGACACGGACATTTCCCTGCCTCTGCTCCAGCGCGGCGAGGTACAGGGGTACTTGCGGATACATGTCGCCGGCGCGGAGATCCGGGCCAAGTCCCGACTGATTCTCTGGGACATGCTGACCGTGATGCTCACGTCCCTGCTGTTGACCTTTGAATTTCTGACTTTTTTTGTCGTCTATTACATCAGCCACCCGCTGATGCTCCTGCGCCGGGACATTGCCGTGGGCTTCGGCGGCCTCGAGCCGGTGGAGACCCGCCGCTACGCGGACCTGGGCCGCATCGCCGTCCTGGCCGATCACTTCAACGCTATTCTCGCCGCCTGTTCCGCTGGGTCGCGCTCGGCCCTGCTTCAGGTTCGGAAACTGGCCGGAATCCGCGGCAAAGTGGACCAGGCTGTTCAGAGCCAGGAACGCCGTATTGACGACATGAGGCGGGGCTTGATGAAGACGCCGGGCAACGCGGGGCAGGCGACCCGGCACGGCGTCGCGCCCGGTATTGCATCTGGTACTGCTCTCGGCGCCGAACCTTGGGCGGGCCCGGACGCGACTTTGGGTTCCGCCCTGAACGCCCTGCATCAGCGCTTGGAAGCCCTGCGCGGCAAGCTGGGCGGGATGTTCGGTCCGGTGGATCCGACGATCCTGACCAAGTCCTCGGAAAGCGTCTCCGCCATTCCCCCGGCCCTGATCCGACCGCTGATCTTCCTGTTTTTGATGGCCGACGGTTTCAGCCTGTCCTTTTTCCCGATGTACGTGGACAGCATGTACCAGCCCCTTTTCGGGCTGTCCCGGGAGATGGTCATCAGTTTGCCCTTGTCGGTGTTCATGCTGGTCATGGCCGTCAGCCTGCCCCTGTCCGGGGGGCTGACCGACTCCGTGGGCTGGCGGCGTCCGCTCTTGGCGGGCCTGGTCCTGAACGCGGCGGGCCACGCCCTGACGGCCATGGCCCAGGACATTCTGATGCTGGTGCTGTTTCGCTCCCTGGCGGCCGTGGGGTTCGGGATGGTCTTCATGTGCTGTCAACGCTTCGTGGTGGACACCACGGACCAGCGCTCCCGGGCCATGGGCATGGCCGGCTTTCTGGCGGCCATGTTCAGCGGGGACATCTGCGGCACGGTGATCGGGGCCATGCTGGCCGAACGGATCGGCTACGCCGCGGTGTTTTCCGTCAGCGCCCTGTTCAGCGGCCTAGCCCTGCTGTTCGCCCTGGCGGTCTTTCGCGGCTCCTTCCGGCCCGTGGAGCCCCGTGTTTCCCTGCAACTGCGCCTGCCCTTCAAGAAAGAGTACCTGGTCACGGTCTTCCGGGACCGGGACTTCCGCAATCTTGTGTTGCTCCAGGCCATTCCGGCCAAATTGATCCTTGTGGGGTTTTTGTTTTTCTTCACCCCGTTGTACCTGAACAGCCTGGACGCCATGCAGTCCACCATCGGCCGCGTCGTCATGTGCTACAGCGTTTGTTTGATTTTCATCGGTCCGCTATTTACCTGGATATTTCCCCAGGAACGGTTGCGCCCCCATTTCGTGGCCGCGGGCGGCCTGATCACCGGGGCGGCCCTGCTTTTGTTCCTCGTGGCCGACGGGCTCTTCGCCGTGCTGGCCATGGTCGTCCTGCTGGGCGTGGCCCAGAGCCTTTCTATCTCCGCCCAGGCATCGCTGGTGGCGGACACCGCCGTGGTTCGTGAAATGGGCCCCGGCGCGGCCATGGGCGTGTTCCGGTTCTGGGAGCGCACCGGCAACGTGGCCGGGCCGCTGGTCATGGCCTTTCTGGTGGCCAAGCTCGGCTACACCGACTCCGTGCTGGTCCTGGGCGCACTGTCCCTGGCCTGTTCCGTCATCTACCTGTTCGCGATCGCATCGCGGCCGAAACACTCTGCATCCGTCGTCTCCGCCCAAACGGATGACCGCCCGACAAGGACCTGA